The nucleotide window TGACAAACCGTCGGTGGAGACCGTCCGTTGCCGCCGGCGGCAACGGCGGCCCGGTCGCGCCGTGGATCTGCCGCAACCGCGCTTGATCACGTACCGCCGCCCGCGGCCGTCGCATCCTTGCGGGCCGCCCGCCCTCGCGCATCCGGGTGTGCACGTATCCCGGTCCGCTGCGGAAGGTCCGTGCCGGCTCGGATGTGACCGGCCGTCCCGGAGCCGCACCATGTGGCGCGGCAGCTGAACAGGTGCCGGGGGAGGTACACATCCAATGAGGAACAACGTTTGGTGGCGTCGGGTGGCGGCGGTCACCGTCGGCCTGGTCGCCGGCGGCGGCATCGCGGTGGTGTCGGCCGTCGAGGTCGCCGCGGCGCTGCCGTCCGGCTGCCTCGCGCCCACCCGCGGGCAGCCGACGGTGACCTGCGTTACCGAGCTTTCGACGGGTACCACGGCGGCGGCCGCCGTGGCCGACTCGCCGGTGCCGTGCGTGCTCGGCGTGGTGAGCAAGGACCGGCTCCATGCGTGCGTGATGAACCGGTATCAGTACGACATCTTCCGGATGCCGGAGGGGACGCTGGTCGGCACGGCGGTCATCCAGATCACCCAGGCGAGCGAGTTGCGCTACACCGCTCGCAAATGGCGGCACGAGTTCACGCTCGATGTGCTGTCGGCCGTCGGCGAGCTGGCCAGCGGCGTGGTCATCACGCCGGGCCTGACCTGCGACGACCTTTGTGACGCCGACGGGCTCACGTTGCCGCGCAACGTCACGGTCGGAGATCCCAAGACGGTGGTGTACCAGCCGGAGTCGGAAGGCCCCGGCAATGCCGAGACCGCGCAGGAGACGAGCGTGACGTTCGCGTCCCGCAACCCGCAGATCCCCGTCTCGGAGACGGTCCGGCCGTATCAACTGCCGACGGTGCGCTGCGACTCCTCAACGGTGATCGACAACACCAGGAACGGTGGCTGCGTGTACGCCGAGTTCGAGCCGACGTTCACGCTCAGCCTCGCCGACGACCGGGTGAACGAGACCGCCGAGCACATCCGTGACACCCAGGCGACCACCACCCACCACTGGGGACTGCAACCCGGCGGCACCAAGCTGCGGCGCACCACCAGCGACACCAACATCGCCGCCAACCGGGAGGCGGCCTGCCCGAGGTCGCTGCCGCGGCCGACCGGCAAGAGCTGCGACGAGTACCCCTTCGCCTCCACCTCGCAGGGCGCCGCGATGGAGGGCGCCGGCGACTTCAGCCGACGGATGGTCGACGCGCGGGACAACTCCAGGGCCGGCAGCGACCTCGGCCAGTTCTACCGAAGGAACCGGATCCTCGGCAACGACGCCTTCTGGGTGGAGATCACCACGTTCTGACGGCCGGCCCTTTATTGATCAACTGTGTTACGTTGCCGGCCGCCTGTACGCCTGAGTTGGGAGCCCACCATTCCATCACGCCGTTGGGCCGGTGCCGCCGCTCTGCTGGTCGCGTCCCTCCTCGATGTTCCGGCCGGACACGCGGCGCCGCCTGCGACCGCTGCCAACGGGTTCACCGCCGAACAGGTGGCCTCGTTACCGCGTGAGGCGAGCGCCGCCGTCGGTACCGTCGCCGGGTCGCACTCGGTGACCGACGACGGCCGGGCCGTCTTCGATATCCCCGTCGACGCGCCGCCAGGGGTGGCGGGCCTGCGCCCGGACATCGGCCTGCACTCCGAGCCCGGAGCCGGCGACGGCCTGCTCGGCATCGGATGGAGCCTCACCGGCCTCTCCGAGGTGCGCCGTTGCCCGCAGGGTCACGCTCAGGCCGGCGGCTTCCCGCAGCCCGTCGGCGACGAATTCGGTCGTCCGGACGGCTTGTGCCTGTCGGGGCGGCCGCTCGTCCGGACGCAGGGCGACGAGTTCCGTACCGAGGTCGACAGCTTCCACCGCGTGGTGGCGCACGGGAGCGCCGACGCCGCGGGCCCGCAGGGTTTCGAGGTGTGGGGCAGGGACGGCCGGGTCCTGCGGTACGGGTTCGCCGACAACGCGCTGCTGAGCGCCGACGGCCGACGGTACCGCTGGCTGTTGCAGGAGATCCGCGACCAGAGCGGCAACCACATCGACGTCGAGTACCGCCGGGAGTGCCCCGGTGCGGGGCAGCCCTGCGACGAGCCGGCGCCCTACCAGCTGCGTTACGGCGGTCACCGTGGGCCGTCGGGTGAGACGGGGCACGACCGGTGGGTCCGCTTCGGGTACGAGCCGCGTACCGACACGCTGGCCGGCTACTCGGCGCCGGGACAGCTGAGCCGCCGTACGCAGCGGATGACCTGGATCGCCACGGCGGTCGACGACAGGGTGAGCCGCCGCTGGCGCATCGACTACGCCAAGCGGGACGGCGCGAGCCGGGTCGAGCGGGTGCGCGAATGCACCGACGACGCCGGTGGCGAGGTGTGCAAACCCGGCACCTCTTTCCGGTACCGCGACACCGACGTCTTCGCCGGCGAGTCCGCGAAGGGCCCGGCGGTGCCGTGGTGGTTCAACTGGGACAACTCCCGCTACGACAATCCGATCGTGCTCGACGCCAACGGCGATGGGCGTGACGATGTGCTCAACCCCGTCAACGAACGCGACTTCTCGTTCTGCCGGGGGACGCTCGACACGAAATGCTGGGCGAATCCGCGTTGGACGCTGGCGCTGGCGACCGGCCGCCGCGACGCACCCTTCACCGTCACGACCGTCACCGCGGCGAACGCCCATCCCTCGGACGGCCGGCCACCCAAACTCACCTGCCTGTCGCAGGCCGCGGTGTTCGACTACGACGGCGACGGTCGTGACGACCTGCTGAACACCTGCGGCGGAGGCACCGACTACATCCAGGTGTTCGTCGCGACGGACAAGGGTTTCCAAGCCGTCGAGGTCGACGCGGCAAGTACCACCAAGTACCCGCTCTGGGTCTGGCCCGCCGACCTCAACGGCGACAGCCTCACCGACCTTGTCGTCTGCGGCGGGGACAAGACAAGGACCCCGGTCATCCGATTCGGGCGAGGCCCCGGCAAGGGCTTCGATCCGGCGCGTACCCTTCCGATCCTCTTCCCTCTCGGCGAGAACGGCTATCCGCCGAGCTGGGCCGCGTGTGAGCGGCAGCCCGCTTTCGTGGACGTCGACGGTGACGGGATCGCCAACCTGCTGGTGTCGATCCGCAAGGGCAGCCCGAAGGCCGCCGACTTCCAGGAGTCGTGGAAGTCGTTGGTGATCGGTCCGAACGCCGCGGTGTGGAAGGACACCGGCCTGGTGTTCGACGGGCCGCAGGAGCACACCGGCAACGGAGATCTCCCGGTCGCCGTCAACCACGACGTTCCCCTGGCCGGACAGCATCAGCTGCGGTTCCTGGACGCCAACGGCGACAGGTTGGCGGACGCTCTGCGGTTGGATGACGGCCTGGTCACCCTGCGGCTCAACACCGGGCGTGGTTTCGGGCCGGCCACCAGGGTCCTCGAGAAGCGGCCGGACTGGGCCTGGCACGAGCTGAGCGCGTACTCGTTCCGCCGGGCCGTCACGCGCGACCTCGACCGTGACGGCCGCGACGACCTGCTGTTGCCGTACGGCCGGGCCGACCAGCCGAACCGGCTGCGCTGGGTGCTGTATTCCGCGCGGGGTGCGGGATTCGAACCGGCCGAGGCCGCGCAGTGGAGCCTGGCCTACCGCGTGTCACCGCTGACCGCCGACGTCGACGGCGACGACAGCCCGGACCTGATCACCGCCGTCGACGAGCCGGGGCTGCGCGACGGCCCCACCGAGGGACTGCGCATGGTGGTCCGCTACGGCGACAGCGCCCGCGGCAACCTGCTCACGTCCGTGCTCGACGGTGTCGGCCGCAGCGTGGTCTTCGACTACTCGGCCGCGGTGGACGGCGAGCGGGTCTACCGGCGTACCGCCGACTGCAAGACCCGGCAGAGCTGGTGCCGCGCCCGGGTCGGCCCGCTGGTCGGCGCCGTCACGGTGCAGGTCGCCGAGCGCGACGGCCCGGTCGGCGTGGACGACACCGTCTGGCGCCGGGTCCGCCGCACCACGTTCCGCTATGAGGACGCCCGGGTCGGCTGGTACGGCCGCGGATCCCTCGGCGTCGGCCGCCGGGTCGAGCAGAGCTTCGGCGCCACCGACGACGAACGCGGCGACACGATCACCCGCCGGTACGGCAACGACGTCTTCCACGACACCGAGCCGGACACCACCGTTCGGCAGTGGTACCCGTTCCACGAACAGGTCCTGGAGCAGACCACGGTGTCGGCGCCGGTGCGGCAGGGCCTGACCGATCCGCGGTCCGAGCGCCGGACGGTCACCACCGTCAGCCGTCCCGAGGTGCGGATCTCGGCGGCCGGCCGGCCGTTCGTGACGGTCCCGTCGACCGAGCAGACGACCACCATGGCTCCCGTGGACGGCGGGTCGAGCCGCCGGGTCGGCGGCGTCGGCACCACCGTGGCGGTCAACGGCGACGGCAACCCCACAAGCACCGTCGTCAAACACCAGAACGGCCGGGGCGAGCCGGTCGAGCAGATCGAGACCACCGTCGAGTACGACGCGAGCGCCGCGCTGCGTACGCGGTGGCTGCTGGACCGGCCGCACCTGCTCACAGTGCGGCACCAGCGCGGGGGTGCCGCCTCGCAGCGGGTCACCCTCAGCACCTGGGACGACCGTGGGCTGAGCGACGTGACGACCAGGGAACCCGACGATCCGGCACGCCGGCTGGTCACCGACACCGACCACGACGAGTTCGGCAACGTGACACTGACCGCCGCCGGCGAACGCGGGGCGCCGGCCGGGAAGCAGCGTCGTGACGAGACCCGCTACGACGACCGCGGCCTGCTGCCGATCCGTACCGTCAACGCCGAGGGCCACGTCAGCACCGTGCGCGGCGACCCGGTGACCGGGCAGCCGCTGGTGGTGGTGGACCCCAACGGCGTGGTGCGGCGGTACGCCTACGACGGGTTCGGCCGGGTGGTCCGCGACCGGGGGCCGCTCGGTGACACCGTCACCCGCTACACGCGCGTCGACAACGACGACCAGGGCGACCCGCGGGCCCGGACCCGCACCACCGTCACCGCGCCGGGCGGCGCGATCACCACCTCCGACGCGGACTCGCTCGGGCGCGCCGTGGTCAGCGGCCGGGACGGCTACGCCGGCGCCAGGATGCTCACCGAGACCAGCTACGACTGGGCCGACCGTCCGCTCGAGGTGTCCCTGCCGCACGGGCCGGGCGACAAGCCGGAGGGCACCAGCTGGACGGTCTACGACGCGTTGGGCCGGGTCACGGCGCACTCGCGTTCGGACTCCACCGTGACCAAGTTCCGCTACGCGTCGCCCGATGAGGTGCCGTCCGCGCCGAAGTGGCGGCCGAGCATCAGGACCGCCGCCGCGACCGCCGTCGCGGTCATCGATCCGCTCAGCCACCGGCAGGTGGAGGTGCGCGACGACACCGGCGCCCCGGTGGCCCGCGTCGACGGGGACGCGGTGACCCAGCTCGAGTACGGCGGCTTCGGCGCCCTCGAATCGATCATCGACCCCGGTGGCGCGGTCACCCGCTTCTCGCCCGATCAGTACGGCCGCGTCGACACGGTCGAGTCGCCGGCCACCGGCAGGCACAGCTACACCTACACCGCCTTCGACGAGGTGCTGACGCACACCGACCCGGAACAGCGCACCACCACCTACGGCTACGACAAGCTCGGCCGTACGGTGTCGCGGCTCGACGCCCGCGGCACCGCGAGCTGGCATTACGACGGGCCCGGACCCAACGCGATCGGCAAGCTCACCGAGGCGGCCGGGCCGCAGGGCCATCTCACCCGATACTTCTACGAGCCCGTCACGGCACCGCGGCCCTGCGGCCCGGCCGACCCGGCGATCTGCACCGCGGCGAACCGCGGCCTGCCCGACGCCGAGGAACGCGTCATCGGCGGCAGCACCTTCCGCACCGAATTCGATCAGGATGACGCGGGACGGCTGTCCCGGGTGCGCTATCCGGCGTCGGCGGGCCGCGGCTTCGAGGTGGAGTACGGCTACGACACCGCCGGCAACCCGACCGAGGTACGCGACTACGCGACCAAGCAGGCCTACTGGACCTACGTGGGAACCGACCGCGGCGACCGGATCACCGACGAGCGGTTCGGCAACGGGGTCCGCGTCAGGTACGACTTCGAGCCGGTCAGCGGTAACCGCGAAGGCATCGAGGTCAAGCGCGACAGGACCCGCCTACAGGGTCTCGTCTACCGCTACGACAAGGCCGGCAACCTGCTGGAGGTCAACGACCGGGTCCGCGGCGAACGCAGCCGTTCCTACGTGCCGGACGGGCTGAACCGGGCCTGGCAGGCCAAGGCCGGCGACAAGGTCGTCGAGGAGTTCGGCTTCGGCGGCGACGGCGGCATCACCGCGCAGCGCGGCATCGGGGACTACGGGTACGCGCGGCCGCACGTGGTGCGCACCGCCGGCGCCAACAGCTACGAGTACGACGCCGCCGGCAACCAGATCCTCCGCACGGGGCCGGACGTCGCCGGCACGGTGCAGCGGATCGCGTACACGCCGGTCAACCTGCCGTCGCGGATCGAGACCGGCGCGGACCGGGCGGTCACCGAGTTCGACTACGACGCCGACGAGCGGCGGGTGGTCCGCCGCACGCCCGAGGCGGTCACCGAATATCTGCCCGGTTACGAGCGCCGCCGGGACCGGGCTTCCGGAAGCGTCGAGCACCGCTACAGCGTCAGCGTCGGCGGCCGCGTCGTGGCTCAGGTGGTGCGGGCGGAGCCGGCGACCGGCCCGGCCGCGGCCGAGCGCGTGTACTACGGCCACGCGGACAACGGCGGTTCCCTGCTGGACGGCAGCGACGCGGCGGGTGGGTCCGCGTACCGGCAGACCTTCGGCATGTTCGGCGCCCCGGTGGAGCTGGCCGCGGCGGAGGCGACCGGCGAGCGCGGTTACGGTGGCCGGCGCCAGGACGCCGGCACCGGCCTGATCGACCTCGGTGGCCGCTTCTACGATC belongs to Amorphoplanes digitatis and includes:
- a CDS encoding FG-GAP-like repeat-containing protein codes for the protein MASLPREASAAVGTVAGSHSVTDDGRAVFDIPVDAPPGVAGLRPDIGLHSEPGAGDGLLGIGWSLTGLSEVRRCPQGHAQAGGFPQPVGDEFGRPDGLCLSGRPLVRTQGDEFRTEVDSFHRVVAHGSADAAGPQGFEVWGRDGRVLRYGFADNALLSADGRRYRWLLQEIRDQSGNHIDVEYRRECPGAGQPCDEPAPYQLRYGGHRGPSGETGHDRWVRFGYEPRTDTLAGYSAPGQLSRRTQRMTWIATAVDDRVSRRWRIDYAKRDGASRVERVRECTDDAGGEVCKPGTSFRYRDTDVFAGESAKGPAVPWWFNWDNSRYDNPIVLDANGDGRDDVLNPVNERDFSFCRGTLDTKCWANPRWTLALATGRRDAPFTVTTVTAANAHPSDGRPPKLTCLSQAAVFDYDGDGRDDLLNTCGGGTDYIQVFVATDKGFQAVEVDAASTTKYPLWVWPADLNGDSLTDLVVCGGDKTRTPVIRFGRGPGKGFDPARTLPILFPLGENGYPPSWAACERQPAFVDVDGDGIANLLVSIRKGSPKAADFQESWKSLVIGPNAAVWKDTGLVFDGPQEHTGNGDLPVAVNHDVPLAGQHQLRFLDANGDRLADALRLDDGLVTLRLNTGRGFGPATRVLEKRPDWAWHELSAYSFRRAVTRDLDRDGRDDLLLPYGRADQPNRLRWVLYSARGAGFEPAEAAQWSLAYRVSPLTADVDGDDSPDLITAVDEPGLRDGPTEGLRMVVRYGDSARGNLLTSVLDGVGRSVVFDYSAAVDGERVYRRTADCKTRQSWCRARVGPLVGAVTVQVAERDGPVGVDDTVWRRVRRTTFRYEDARVGWYGRGSLGVGRRVEQSFGATDDERGDTITRRYGNDVFHDTEPDTTVRQWYPFHEQVLEQTTVSAPVRQGLTDPRSERRTVTTVSRPEVRISAAGRPFVTVPSTEQTTTMAPVDGGSSRRVGGVGTTVAVNGDGNPTSTVVKHQNGRGEPVEQIETTVEYDASAALRTRWLLDRPHLLTVRHQRGGAASQRVTLSTWDDRGLSDVTTREPDDPARRLVTDTDHDEFGNVTLTAAGERGAPAGKQRRDETRYDDRGLLPIRTVNAEGHVSTVRGDPVTGQPLVVVDPNGVVRRYAYDGFGRVVRDRGPLGDTVTRYTRVDNDDQGDPRARTRTTVTAPGGAITTSDADSLGRAVVSGRDGYAGARMLTETSYDWADRPLEVSLPHGPGDKPEGTSWTVYDALGRVTAHSRSDSTVTKFRYASPDEVPSAPKWRPSIRTAAATAVAVIDPLSHRQVEVRDDTGAPVARVDGDAVTQLEYGGFGALESIIDPGGAVTRFSPDQYGRVDTVESPATGRHSYTYTAFDEVLTHTDPEQRTTTYGYDKLGRTVSRLDARGTASWHYDGPGPNAIGKLTEAAGPQGHLTRYFYEPVTAPRPCGPADPAICTAANRGLPDAEERVIGGSTFRTEFDQDDAGRLSRVRYPASAGRGFEVEYGYDTAGNPTEVRDYATKQAYWTYVGTDRGDRITDERFGNGVRVRYDFEPVSGNREGIEVKRDRTRLQGLVYRYDKAGNLLEVNDRVRGERSRSYVPDGLNRAWQAKAGDKVVEEFGFGGDGGITAQRGIGDYGYARPHVVRTAGANSYEYDAAGNQILRTGPDVAGTVQRIAYTPVNLPSRIETGADRAVTEFDYDADERRVVRRTPEAVTEYLPGYERRRDRASGSVEHRYSVSVGGRVVAQVVRAEPATGPAAAERVYYGHADNGGSLLDGSDAAGGSAYRQTFGMFGAPVELAAAEATGERGYGGRRQDAGTGLIDLGGRFYDPKLGRFISADPALTALVGVGSPQGGLVDRIRAGSQSATKPGLPAADLLEPYSYAGNNPLTWSDPTGFAPDDGDGGLAVLHEEWARNFWQGLQDTISGFGWGLAEGVLPNGAINHLVLDLAWGLGKPTQNFQFGRGVGQMLSGGFMAAGGPPTAAGGLVLTGGGVVPAVGLVAAGEYMTVVGVTNVGMGFNLMLQSTLNAGKRDTGDGPAGSGGSSGPDGPAGSGEKSGAAPNTGNGSLEAGELGNLRPIHGTNPGQAAELRKLSDDELLRSFNNPADGGAVLVTKDGTIMNGHHRIEELQRRMNDPDSAITPWTRVRIDQYQRELPSDGFWY
- a CDS encoding NucA/NucB deoxyribonuclease domain-containing protein produces the protein MRNNVWWRRVAAVTVGLVAGGGIAVVSAVEVAAALPSGCLAPTRGQPTVTCVTELSTGTTAAAAVADSPVPCVLGVVSKDRLHACVMNRYQYDIFRMPEGTLVGTAVIQITQASELRYTARKWRHEFTLDVLSAVGELASGVVITPGLTCDDLCDADGLTLPRNVTVGDPKTVVYQPESEGPGNAETAQETSVTFASRNPQIPVSETVRPYQLPTVRCDSSTVIDNTRNGGCVYAEFEPTFTLSLADDRVNETAEHIRDTQATTTHHWGLQPGGTKLRRTTSDTNIAANREAACPRSLPRPTGKSCDEYPFASTSQGAAMEGAGDFSRRMVDARDNSRAGSDLGQFYRRNRILGNDAFWVEITTF